The following coding sequences lie in one Cloeon dipterum chromosome 1, ieCloDipt1.1, whole genome shotgun sequence genomic window:
- the LOC135948340 gene encoding serine beta-lactamase-like protein LACTB, mitochondrial, which yields MNHTRLLVTVAAGSAAVLANFYSEPTKGNDFRPVFADCASPYEKTPSKNASRKLELAKEKARDALLKIKCEVGAPGVVIGVSVDGKVVWKEGIGLANVETRTLCHEETVMRIASISKSMTMAMVAKLWQDGKLDIDKPVQEYVPSFPKKSFNGEKVDITTRMILSHIGGIRHYVKKGEQSENELSEPESKKEKSTREKEVYNKERFESVEKALKLFDGDELLSKPGTEYLYTTHGWTLVSAVVEGASKEEFTKHAKKFFSQLGLHKTRLDEPEPIIYNRANYYLTKKNGRLANVPYSDNSYKWAGGGFVSTVGDLLKFGNAMLYSYQWQPSMTETSATDQKISVPGLPPGFLNPETVREMWTVVPVTKQKNKSQRYRENGYGLGWQVVPFVAEYGTTGGGDVQPFSAFHTGAAVGASSVLLIKPVDRDIKDCSRSTPPRGICVAILMNMQNVGLAGVADDIARIIEEHYL from the exons ATGAACCACACGAGATTGCTAGTCACGGTGGCCGCCGGTTCGGCCGCTGTCCTTGCCAACTTTTACAGTGAGCCCACCAAAGGGAACGATTTCCGGCCTGTCTTTGCCGATTGCGCCTCGCCGTACGAAAAAACGCCGTCAAAAAATGCCAGTCGAAAATTGGAGTTGGCCAAGGAAAAGGCCAGGGATGCTCTTTTGAAGATTAAATGCGAGGTCGGCGCTCCTGGGGTTGTCATTGGAGTCAGCGTCGACGGGAAAGTCGTTTGGAAAGAAG GAATTGGATTGGCGAATGTTGAGACGCGAACATTGTGCCACGAAGAAACCGTGATGAGAATCGCCAGCATTAGCAAAAGCATGACAATGGCCATGGTGGCGAAACTGTGGCAGGACGGTAAACTGGATATCGACAAACCGGTCCAAGAGTACGTGCCTagtttcccaaaaaaatcCTTCAACGGCGAAAAG GTGGACATTACAACAAGAATGATACTTAGTCACATTGGAGGCATCAGGCATTACGTGAAAAAAGGGGAACAGTCGGAAAATGAGCTGTCCGAGCCGGAGTCCAAGAAGGAAAAGAGCACCAGAGAGAAGGAGGTGTACAACAAGGAGAGGTTTGAGTCTGTTGAGAAGGCTCTAAAACTGTTCGATGGGGACGAACTTCTTTCCAAGCCCGGAACTGAATACCTTTACACGACTCACGGTTGGACTCTGGTTAGTGCGGTGGTGGAAGGCGCCAGCAAGGAAGAGTTCACGAAACACGCCAAGAAGTTCTTCAGCCAATTAGGCTTGCACAAAACCAGGCTGGACGAGCCAGAACCAATTATTTACAACAGGGCAAA CTATTACCTGACCAAGAAAAACGGCCGCCTTGCAAATGTCCCTTACTCAGACAACTCGTACAAGTGGGCTGGAGGTGGTTTCGTCTCAACAGTAGGGGACCTGCTCAAATTCGGCAACGCAATGCTCTATTCCTATCAGTGGCAGCCAAGCATGACTGAAACGTCCGCTACAGATCAAAAAATTAGCGTTCCTGGTCTGCCGCCAGGCTTTCTCAACCCTGAAACGGTCCGTGAAATGTGGACCGTCGTGCCAGTGACCAAGCAAAAGAACAAGAGCCAAAG GTACCGAGAAAATGGTTACGGACTGGGCTGGCAGGTGGTGCCTTTTGTGGCCGAGTATGGGACAACTGGAGGCGGCGACGTGCAGCCCTTCTCTGCCTTCCACACTGGTGCCGCTGTTGGGGCCAGTAGCGTTTTGCTGATCAAGCCCGTGGACAGGGATATCAAAGACTGCTCCAGAAGTACCCCGCCCAGAGGAATCTGCGTGGCCATCTTGATGAACATGCAGAATGTCGGCCTGGCCGGGGTTGCTGACGATATCGCTCGAATAATCGAAGAGCATTATTTGTGA